The following DNA comes from Alienimonas californiensis.
ATGAAACCGTGGGTGAAAACCGTACGAGCATGCCGGTTCGACACGTCCCCGTTTGACGCCGCCCGGCGCCGACGGGATCGTGCGGTCCGCTCCCGGGTTCGCCGGGATGGTTCACTTCTCCCCCGTCGGTCGAGCCCGCTGTGCCCCGCCTGCTCGTCGTGGACGACCGTGAGAGCGACCGTCAGAAGGTCGCCAAGATTCTCCGGGATCTGCCGGACGTCGAAGTTGAGGAAGCGGCAGACCGCGACGCGTTTCTCGCCGCCCTGGAGGATCCGCCGGACATCGTCCTGACGGACCTCCAACTGCCGGACATCGACGGGCCCGCGGTGGTGCAGGCGGTTTGCGCTCGCTGTCCGTACGTGCCCGTGGTGCTGATGACCCGCCATGGCCTGAAGGCGGAGGCGGTCGCGGCACTGGAGGCGGGCGCCGCCAGCTTCGTGCTGAAAAAAGACCTGAAAAGCCAATTGCGGCTGACGGTCTTGCAGATGGTCGCCGTGGCGGGGGAGCGGCGTCGGCAGAACCGGCTGGCCCGCTGCCACACCCGTCAGCACCGCGTGCTGGACCTGCCCAGCGATCCGGAGATCATCGGCCCCACGGTGCGCTTGGCGAAGCGGATGGTGGAGGAAACCGCCGCCGTCCCCGCCGGCCCGAACTACGCCCCGCCGCGAAACGACCAGCCGGAGAACATCGGCTTCTCCGAGACCGACCGCCTGCGGATCGGCGTGGCGCTGGAGGAGGCCCTCACGAACGCCGTCTACCACGGCAACCTCGAACTGGACTCCGCCCTGCGGGACGAGGACGAGAGCCGCTACTACAGCCTCGCCCGGGAGCGGGCCCTGCTCCGCCCCTACAGCGATCGCCGCGTGCACGTCGAACTGACCGTCGCCCGCACCGGCGACCCGCGGCAGCCCGGCGCCGACAGCCCGGACGTGCTCGGCGGGATTCCCTCCGGTCCGAACCTGCGGTTCTACATCGAAGACCAGGGCGCCGGGTTCGATCCGCACTCGCTGCCGGACCCGACGGACCCGGAGAACCTCATGAAGGCCCACGGCCGCGGCCTGTTGCTGGTGCGGACCTTCATGGACGAGGCGACCCACAACGCCAAGGGCAACGCCCTGACGTTGGTGAAGACCGCCGGCCACCCCCCGAACGGCCAGGGTTAGAGGCCGCCGCGAATCAACGGGAGTCGCCCGGCGGCGCGTTCGTCAAACCGCCATGCCGGCCCGGGGCGGCGATCGCTACGATGCGGCCGCACCCACCCACGGAAGGTCCCCGCGTGTTCCCGATCGTTCGTCTCCCGACGCCCGTTGCTTCCCCGGCGACATGGGGCGTCGCGGCCTGGCTGCTCTGCCTGACCGGCCCGCTCGCGTCGTCCGCGGCGTTCGCCCAGGAGCGGGCCGTGCTGACGGACGCCCCCAGCGGCACGCACGCCGTCACGCTGACCGTCGCCGCGAAAGGGACGATCACCCCCCGCCACGGGGCGGACCCGCTGCCGGCGGAGGTGCGGGCGACCTACCGCTTTCACACCCGCCCCCTGCCGGTGGAGGGCGAGGGTCCGACCGGCCGCCGCAGCGTGCGGTACTACGACGCCGCCGGCAGCGAGCTGACGGTCGGCCCCCAGCCGACCTACGCCCGCCTCCGGGGCAGTCGGCGCATGGTCGTGGCGACCGGCATGCCGGTCGGGACGAGCGTGCTCTCACCCGGCGGCCCGCTGCGCTACGGCGAGTTGGAACTGCTCGGCACGCCGCTGGATCCCCTGCTGGTGGGCGGCCTGTTGCCGACCGGCAGCGTCTCCGAGGGCGACGACTGGGAACCGGCCGATTGGGTCGGCCCGGCGCTGGCGGGGGTGGAGGCCGTGGGCGAGAACCAGCTTCGTTGCAAACTGACCGCCCTGACCGACGCGGAAGCGCGAGGGACGTTTCGCGGCAAGATCGCCGGGGCGACGGACGGGGCGTCCCTGACGGTGACGTTCGACGGCACGTTCGCCTACGACCGAGCCGCCAAGGCGATCACCGCCGCGACGCTCAACCAGACGGTCGAGGGCAGCCCGGGGCCGATCTCGCCCGGCGTGAATCTCGCCTTCAAGGCGAGCCTGACCCGCACGCCGGAGCCGGACGCCGGCCCGCTGGACGCCGCCGCCCTGCGGACCGCCGCCGACGCCGTCCGCACCCCGGAGCAGATCGAGGCTGCGGAACGTGTCGAACTGGTCACGCCCTGGGGCACCCGGGCGGAGCTGGACCGGGACTGGCGGTTCGTCAATCAGTCCGCCAAGGCGGCGGTGGTGGTGCGGATGGACCGCGGCGCCCCGGCGATCGTCGCCACCCTCACGCCGCTGGACGACGCCGAGGAGGGCGCCGAACCGGACGCCGCCGCCTTCGAGCGCCGTGTCCGCCTGACCCTCGAGAAGGCGCCGGGCACGATCGAGACGACCGCCTCGCTGGACCTCCCGAACGCCGAGGACGCCGGCCGGGCGCTGCTGCTGGTCCGGGTGAGCGGGAAGGACGCCGCCGGCGACCCGCAAAACCGCGATCACTACCTGCTGGCCGACGGGCCAAAGCGGGCCGAGATCGTGTTCGCCTACCCGCCGAACCGCGAGGCGGAGGTGGGCGAACTGGCGTTCCCGCTGCTGGACGCCGTCCGTTGGCGGTAGCCGCACCGGGAGCCGTCGCCCGCCCGCCGCGGCGGGATTTCCCTGACGAATCGGCCCACGTCGGCCGTCTTGTCTGCGTAAGATCGTTGCCCTAGAACGGATCGGACGATTCCTCCCCGCCCTTCCCGACGGGCCGGGCGGCGCTCGTTCCCGCACTGACGCCCCCGCCCCGCCGCCCCGCATCGGACGCCCCCGTGATCGAACCCCGCCCCGCCCCG
Coding sequences within:
- a CDS encoding ATP-binding protein, with product MPRLLVVDDRESDRQKVAKILRDLPDVEVEEAADRDAFLAALEDPPDIVLTDLQLPDIDGPAVVQAVCARCPYVPVVLMTRHGLKAEAVAALEAGAASFVLKKDLKSQLRLTVLQMVAVAGERRRQNRLARCHTRQHRVLDLPSDPEIIGPTVRLAKRMVEETAAVPAGPNYAPPRNDQPENIGFSETDRLRIGVALEEALTNAVYHGNLELDSALRDEDESRYYSLARERALLRPYSDRRVHVELTVARTGDPRQPGADSPDVLGGIPSGPNLRFYIEDQGAGFDPHSLPDPTDPENLMKAHGRGLLLVRTFMDEATHNAKGNALTLVKTAGHPPNGQG